One genomic region from Neospora caninum Liverpool complete genome, chromosome V encodes:
- a CDS encoding putative protein phosphatase 2C, with translation MKLEAATGSDGRKQDTQNSYTLTVEKVPQMGQSVYFICSSKSPTAAGEEVSRSEDAEKRCIVQISVWGQMIPALENDAVCSEDKESVSLQVNESGRSVAFGCGQTRVLSPVLFDKVFQASDKGQLTEVSLSSVVSNSTLIEASDDADSFSETPAYELTVKELPNDGNKLLRYQCSPSESSTQTVNKGSSGTDTSTTKVCNVLIEAHGQPSCATGAAPHSSADGERMKRRRGETPSLRVRMEARFMQGRRPKQEDRHVLVSDISTLIEGQDKAAIRALDCRPAALVALFDGHCGATCSEFCATQLPSRVVSYLVKSLPKSKRQKLSQHSAATVAEGDALSAAASPSSLSSSPASSPASALLVKLPSSLPSLVACPFPLPSEPVEELFLTLGPRIISAFKHVDREFLSKFRTLKVGGCTAVVCLLLGNFVVVASVGDSRAVAGVRRRKRPEHDAQAGSPCSLKGEVERQPGEAQEERDGEESNGALSQSPSSSTNADSQGPQVKLGGSDEKTQVDHGEAGEEFVWEAVRVSRDHKPNLPEERERIEANGGRVIEVGGVARVAPKGFEVVSRGFGDKELKEENLISATPDVFGFHATEEVRLLIIACDGVWDVMTDQEAVEIAACHLDDPKEAASQVVKRAFERGSQDNLTAIAVVFDH, from the exons ATGAAGCTGGAGGCGGCCACCGGAAGTGATGGGCGAAAGCAGGATACCCAGAATTCCTACACGTTGACTGTCGAGAAAGTGCCTCAGATGGGTCAGTCAGTGTACTTCATCTGCAGTTCGAAGTCTCCTACAGCGGCCGGCGAGGAAGTCTCGCGGAGCGAGGATGCAGAAAAGAGATGCATAGTTCAGATATCGGTTTGGGGGCAAATGATCCCCGCGCTCGAGAACGACG CTGTGTGCAGCGAGGACAAAGAGAGTGTATCTCTGCAGGTCAACGAGAGCGGCAGAAGTGTGGCATTCGGGTGCGGACAGACGAGAGTATTGTCTCCAGTCCTTTTTGACAAGGTGTTTCAGGCGTCTGACAAGGGACAGTTGACGGAGGTCAGCTTGTCCTCTGTGGTGTCGAATTCTACGTTGATTGAAGCCAGCGATGACGCTGACAGCTTTTCAGAGACTCCAGCGTACGAGCTTACCGTTAAGGAGTTGCCAAATGACGGCAACAAGCTGCTCCGCTACCAGTGTAGCCCATCGGAAAGCTCCACACAAACAGTTAACAAAGGTTCATCAGGCACTGACACATCGACGACTAAGGTGTGCAATGTTCTGATCGAG GCTCACGGCCAGCCTTCTTGCGCCACTGGGGCAGCCCCGCACTCAAGtgcagacggagagagaatgaagaggcggcgcggcgagaCGCCTTCGCTTCGAGTTCGGATGGAGGCGCGATTCATGCAAGGGAGGCGGCCGAAGCAGGAAGATCGTCACGTATTGGTGTCCGACATAAGCACACTGATCGAAGGCCAGGACAAAGCGGCGATTCGAGCCCTGGATTGCCGTCCGG CTGCGCTGGTCGCGCTCTTCGATGGCCACTGTGGGGCGACGTGCTCGGAATTCTGCGCCACACAGCTGCCGTCTCGCGTGGTTTCCTACTTGGTCAAGTCCCTTCCAAAATCAAAGCGACAGAAACTTTCTCAGCACTCCGCAGCCACAGTTGCAGAGGGCGACGCCCTGtccgccgctgcttcgccgtcttctctctcttcttctcctgcgtcttctcctgcgtcggcgcttctcgtcaagctcccttcctctcttccgtctctggtGGCGtgcccgtttcctctgccgTCTGAGCCAGTCGAGGAACTATTCCTCACGCTGGGTCCCAGAATCATTTCGGCCTTCAAGCACGTCGACCGGGAGTTCCTCTCCAAGTTCCGCACACTCAAAGTCGGAGGCTGCACGGCTGTCGTCTGTTTGCTTCTCGGCAACTTCGTCGTCGTGGCGTCCGTCGGAGACTCACGCGCAGTCGCTGGCGTACGTCGCAGAAAACGCCCGG AGCATGACGCCCAAGCTGGTTCGCCGTGCTCCCTCAAGGGCGAGGTGGAAAGACAGCCCGGAGAAGCACAAGAGGAGCGCGATGGCGAGGAGTCAAACGGTGCGCTCTCtcagtcgccttcttcgtcgacaAATGCAGATTCCCAGGGGCCCCAGGTGAAACTGGgagggagcgacgagaagaccCAGGTGGACCACGgtgaagcaggcgaagagtTCGTCTGGGAGGCCGTCCGCGTCAGTCGAGACCACAAACCGAACCTgccggaggagagagaaaggatcGAAGCAAACGGCGGTCGAGTCATTGAAGTCGGCGGCGTCGCACGCGTCGCTCCAAAGGGATTTGAAGTGG tctctcgcgggtttggagacaaagaactgaaggaagagaacctCATCAGTGCGACTCCCGATGTCTTTGGCTTTCATGCCACGGAGGAGGTCCGCCTTCTCATCATTGCATGCGATGGCGTCTGGGACGTTATGACAGATCAG GAAGCAGTTGAAATTGCAGCTTGCCACTTGGACGACCCAAAGGAGGCGGCTAGTCAGGTCGTTAAACGGGCGTTCGAACGCGGCAGCCAG gacAATCTGACGGCCATCGCTGTTGTGTTTGACCACTAA
- a CDS encoding SRS domain-containing protein: METTSCSFGCLWGSASRWAGFVGLRRREGSVCLSGISCFSVALLVLIVAALLSPQVVLGQQKEVATPTCNSETGPLTLRIPLAQQNYVSSVTSEPVTFKCGAGLTSLVPGKKSSTGSFTEFCVDSECTRTASLSSINMTLAETSKAGKLGRLPQETTGTPGTSGRKLSTQDTTYTLTLQEVPEMGQSVYFMCSSNSSTEREDTSSRNEDTEKRCIVQISVWGQSGPALENDGKLDLHPACFQAVTSECGCVRVCVYRRSWQITVCSEDKESVSLQVNESGRSVAFGCGQTRVLSPVLFDKVFQVSDKGQLTEVSLSSVVSNSTLIEASDDADSFSETPAYELTVKELPNDGNKLLRYQCSPSESSAKPVNKDSSGTDTSTTKVCNVLIEVTQSGSVAGAAVGGATLAATVLGFVLAFVPSVLN, encoded by the exons ATGGAGACAACTTCTTGTTCCTTTGGGTGCCTCTGGGGGTCGGCGTCCCGATGGGCGGGTTTTGTTGGGttgcggcggcgagaagggtCCGTTTGTCTGTCTGGAatttcgtgtttttctgtggcATTGTTGGTGTTGATTGTGGCTGCGTTGTTGTCGCCGCAAGTGGTTCTTGGCCAACAGAAGGAGGTCGCTACACCGACGTGCAACAGCGAGACGGGTCCACTGACCCTGCGTATCCCCTTGGCTCAACAGAATTATGTCTCGTCAGTTACCAGCGAACCCGTGACGTTCAAATGTGGTGCAGGCTTGACGTCCCTTGTTCCTGGAAAAAAGTCCAGTACCGGTTCGTTCACTGAGTTTTGTGTAGATTCCGAATGCACACGCACAGCCTCGCTGAGCAGTATCAATATGACGCTGGCGGAGACCAGCAAGGCTGGGAAGTTAGGGCGGTTACCCCAGGAAACTACCGGGACCCCCGGAACTAGTGGGCGAAAGCTGTCAACCCAGGATACTACCTACACGTTGACTCTTCAAGAGGTGCCTGAGATGGGTCAGTCAGTGTACTTCATGTGTAGCTCAAATTCTTctacagagagggaggacaCAAGCTCGCGGAACGAGGATACAGAAAAGAGATGCATAGTTCAGATATCGGTATGGGGACAATCGGGCCCCGCGCTCGAGAACGACGGTAAGCTAGACCTACATCCTGCCTGCTTCCAGGCTGTTACCAGTGAATGCGGATGCGTGCGTGTTTGTGTATACCGCAGATCTTGGCAGATCA CTGTGTGCAGCGAGGACAAAGAGAGTGTATCTCTGCAGGTCAACGAGAGCGGCAGAAGTGTGGCATTCGGGTGCGGACAGACGAGAGTATTGTCTCCAGTCCTTTTTGACAAGGTGTTTCAGGTGTCTGACAAGGGACAGTTGACGGAGGTCAGCTTGTCCTCTGTGGTGTCGAATTCTACGTTGATTGAAGCCAGCGATGACGCTGACAGCTTTTCAGAGACTCCAGCGTACGAGCTTACCGTTAAGGAGTTGCCAAATGACGGCAACAAGCTGCTCCGCTACCAGTGTAGCCCATCGGAAAGCTCCGCAAAACCGGTTAACAAAGATTCATCAGGCACTGACACATCGACGACTAAGGTGTGCAATGTTCTGATCGAGGTGACGCAGTCCGGTTCAGTTGCCGGGGCCGCAGTCGGCGGTGCTACTTTGGCTGCGACGGTTTTAGGGTTTGTTTTGGCATTTGTTCCAAGTGTCTTGAACTGA